One Klebsiella electrica genomic window, TTATAGCAGTACGTTAAATGGCAACTCATGCTGCGTTATGATCCCCGATAAATGGCGGCCAGGGCTGATTGCGCATATCGAATGGGAAGTCGATCCTAATGCTGATGAGAGAATACCGAGACTCAAAGAGGGCTATGGTTTTGAACCAAAGGCTCTTGCTCAGCATGAAGCAAAATACCGGAAGTACAGCACTGATGTGTCGATCCCCAAATACGATCAAAGCGCAGGTATTAGCGTTCATTTTCTTCCCTGCCACCAGGTAAAGGTTTATGCAGGTGAAGCCAGCTATGGGGCTGAAATCTACCCGATAAAAGAACCAATGAATATGAAGGAGCCAGCGACATGTCCAAAATGAACGCAAAATCTAACGTTTGGGCACCGCCTGAATTTCCTTTAAGCGGGCGTTTGCCTTCAACGTCAAAGGATGTGCTGGATAATTACCGTAAGCAGCGTAAGGAAGAGGATGACTATCTTGATGCTTACAATGAAAAAACCGGGCGTCGAAACGGGTTTATCTGTTCGCAGAGCCTGCATATTAGCTTCTTTTTTGATGGTACGGGCAATAACGAAGATAATGATACCCGACATGCCAGCCCCACCCATCCGACCAATATTGCCAAAATGTTTCATGTCACATATTCATCCGAGGCTGAAGGAGACGGATATTATGCTTATTACATGCCTGGAGTGGGTACGGCCTTTCCTGAAATTGGAGAAATGGATTATTCCGACGCCGGTTTGCAATATGCCACGGGGGGTGAGAACCGTATTAACTGGGCGCTGCTGATGTTAGCAGATGCGCTTTTAAGTACTGCGACACAAAGAGCGAGACGTATCCGGGCTCCCGAAGCCCGCCAGAAGCTGAGCGGGATGGCGTCACCCTGGCCGATAGACGGCGTGTACAACCGTATTAACGCCATAAATGGCTATCTGAACGCCGATACGCAAGCCAAAATTGAAAAGCTTCAGAGAAAAGTGCTCAAAATTAAGCTGTTTATTTACGGTTTTTCCCGTGGGGCGGCAGAAGCCCGTACCTTCGTGAACTGGCTCACCCAGTTGTTCAGAACACCCAAAGGGGGAGATAATCCTGAACAGTCGCTGCTGGGGATCCCGTTGAGCATTGAGTTCCTCGGGCTGCTGGATACGGTGCCGTCCGTTGGCGTGGCGCACATTATGCCGATGAGCGATGGGCATATGGCCTGGGCAAACGGCACCCAGCAGTTGCCCGACGAAAAGCGTTATCCTGGCCTGATCAAATGCTGCCGCCATTTTATTGCTGCCCATGAACAGCGGCTGTGCTTCCCGCTGGATTCGGTTCGCCGCCCTGAAGGCTGCTATCCTTCCAATACGGTGGAAGTGGTGTATCCGGGTATGCACTCCGATATCGGCGGCGGCTATCCGCCCGGCGATCAGGGGAAGGGGTTGGTTGGTCAAAACGGTGATCCAAATTATCCCGGGAATGTTTTGTCGCAAGTTATTCTTCATGACCTCTACGCGACGGCTTTTTCTGCTGGAGCGCCCCTGACTGTACATGACGAGCTGATATCCGATGCGCTACGCGCAAAAACTCCTTCACGCAAAATGTCGACTGGCGTAGACAAAGAGTTTGCTGTAAGTAAATCACTCGCCAACCGCTTCAACGCCTGGCGTCAGACGATCATCCCTGCAGGCAAAGACGCAGATCCAACAGGGACTCAATCAAACTATGGCTACAGCGCTCATCTACTGTCTCAGTCTCTGGAAGACGTCGTATCAGACCAGATTGGCCTGATAACGGCCTGGCGCATCGGGCGCTATACGAACGGCAGCTATGCAAACCAGCCTTTCTATCTGCATTCCCCCCAGCATTCGGCGGAACAACAGGCTACCTCTAAGCAGGCGCATGATAAAAAACAGCAAGAAATTGATTACAAGCGCCGTGCCGCAAAACTGAACCCCCGTTTGCCGGGAGCTGCGGCATTGATGAACCAGCCGGGTGTTCCAGCCTATGAGCCGACCATCGATCGGCAGGAGCTTCGTGAGGCAGCTGAAGAATTTCGCAGTGACTACCTCAAGGAAGCGAGGCCGCAAAGCTGGGGCGAGTTCGTTCTCAATGAGATCCCCAAAGGAGTTGTGTGGATGTACAACACCGACGATGAGGCGGAGGAGTTCAAGCAAATCAAGGGGGATGGGGAGGCGGTTTATCCTCGCCTGTTTACCTCCAGACAAGGAACGGTTGTTAGTGACCCTGTTATGTCTCAGGTTGTCGCGCTGTTTGACGATCAGATCCACGATTCGCGGGCCTGGTTTATGTATTCGTCGCTGGGGACGCGAGAGCCGTGGGGCAGTTATTTCTTCTACCGTTCGATCTATTTTGGGTCGGACAGCAATAAAGATATGTATCTGCTCTCCGCTGCCGGGCAACTGATCGGTGCGCCCGTTCCATCGCCAGATGCGTCTTATCGAATTAAGAACCCGGCTCTCTATAGCACGGGAGAAAGAAAGATCCTCGATAATGCGACGGGGAAAGCCATCCCTCTTGCAGACAATGCGACTGAGTTGCTTAAGCCTACCCGCTCACCGGGCTTGCTGGCCGACCAGGCCAACACGCAGATAATTTCCGCGCAGCACCAGGCAATGATGAGCTCATCCATCGATATGCTGAAAGCAGCAGGGGCGAAAGTGGTATGAAGCTGAAAAGGATCTGTTCTCGTTTTAGCATTGCCTGCTTGCTTTGTCTGTGCGTGCCGCTGCTGAGTAGCTGTGGCCTGTACCAGAAGACAAAACAGGGTACACAGAGCGTGGCGAAAGCCATTTTATATCGCCAGGTGGAGACGTTGCACCTGAGCTTCGCAGCCAGGAGCGCCATTAACGCCGATGACGCGCAGCAGGCGATGTCGCTGCGTATCCGCGTCCTGCAACTGAGCGACCACAAGACCTTTGATAATACGGAGTACACCGACCTGCTGGCACAGCCGGACGTGGTACTGAAGGATTCACTGCTGACTTCGCGCCAGATCACGGTCAACCCCGGTCAGACGGTCAATCTCGATATTCCAATGGATGAAAAAGCGCAGTTTGTGGCGGTGGTCGGACTGTTCCGTAAACCAGACAGAACCCGTGGCACCTGGAAGCAGCTGCTGAGCCGCGATGATCTTGATCCGAATGAGTCGCGCGTCATTGAAGTCCGTAATAACACGCTGCTGCTGAAACCGGTGAAAGAATGAACGACCATGAGTTTCTGAAATATTTCGATGGCGAAATGCGCTGGCTGAAGGCGGCGGCGCGTGAATTTGCTGAACAACACCCGGAAGCCGGTCGGCGGCTGGGTATCGATCGGCTGTCTCACAAAGCTGATGATTCCGTTGAACAGCTGTTCCAGGGCTTTTCGCTGATGATGGCACAGCTGCGCCGTAAGCTGGATGACGATATCCCGGAGCTGACGGAGCCGTTGCTGGGCCATCTGCTGCCGATAGCTAACCGCACACAACCGTCGATGGCCGTGGTGGAGCTGACCCCGGAAATGGTCGCGCAGGTCAGGGATGTGGTGATCCCCGCAGGTACGATGCTGCTGACCCGGCCAATGGATGAGAGCGGTCTACGCTGCCCGTACCGCACAACGGACGAACTGGTACTTCACCCGCTAAAGCTGCACAACGTCCGGCGACAGTTTCACACAGACGGCCATCAGGTGCTGATGCTGCGGTTTTCGTTCAGCCAGTACGCCGACCCGTCACAGACGGATTTAAGCCAGATCCCGATTTATATCCACGGTGATCGCCCCTTACAGTCAATGCTGTACCTGGCCCTGACGCACCATGTCTCGCATATCACGGTACGCCTGCCGCAGACCGGCAATCTCGACCCGCAGCCGTTTCATGGCAAACTGTCATCGCGCTGGCAGCAGAACTGGTCGTCAGTCTGGCCGGAGAGCGACAGCCCGGCGCTGTGCGGTGAAGTTCGCCCGTTACTGGAATACTTCAGCTTCCCGGCCCGGTTTGCGTTCTTTACCCTGACGGGCATTGAATCGCTGCCGCTCGGGGAAGACTGTCAGCATTTTGAGCTGGAACTTCATCTGAGCAAGCCACTGAACCGGGATATTCCCGTGCCGGAAGATATTCTGCGTATCCACTGTGTACCGCTCATCAATCTGTTTTCGCTCAATGCTGAACCCCTGAAAGTGGAACCTGCAACGCTGGATTATCGGCTTCGGCCACACCGGCTTCGCGATCATCACACCGAAATTTACAGCGTGGATAAGGTGGCCGCGAGTGAGACGCTGGACAAGCGCCAGTATGTACCGTACCGGCAATTCCGGCACAAGGGCGGGATGTTGCAGCGTAAGGAGAGCTGGCCGGAACGGTACTTTCATACCCGTATCTGGCGCGGAGTAAGTGGTCTGCATGAGACGTTGCTGATGCTGGGCGGTACGTCTGGTGAGCAGGATCTTCACGAAGAAAATGCCACGCTGTTTATGAACATCACCTGTACCAACGGCAACTACCCGCGCATGACGCTTGATGCTGCGGTCTTTGATGGCGTAACCACGACCGGGAATCAGACGCTGCGCTGCCAGACCCGGCACGCGCCCTCGATGCCGTGTTACCCGCCGTTATCACAATTGCACCAGTGGCATATCATGGCGCTGCTGCATCCCCGCGCTCTGAGCCAGATGATCAGCGATGCCGAAAATCTTCGGGCGGTATTGCAGCTGTTTAACTGGACGGAAGATGACAACAACCGTCGCCGGATAGGGGGTATCCGAGAGGTCAACTATCAACAGGCGTTCAATTCTTCCCGTCACTGGCACGGAGTACGCATTCGTGTCGAACTGGATGAAACACAGTTTAGTGGTATGGGGGATGCGCGGTTATTCTGCGAATTGCTGGAGCAGTTCTTTACACAGTACGCCAGCGTTATTCGCTTTACGCAGCTGACAGTGGTGCTCACCGAATCCGGTACGGAATGGGAGTGGCCGGAGCGTCAGATTGACAGGGTACTGATGTGAACGACGCTGAAGACAAGAAAACGCTGCCGCCATTCTGGCTCGACAGAGAGGGTAACGATCAGACTGCCCGGTTCAATTTTTATCGCTTCTGTCAGTTGCTGGAAAAGGTGGGTGGGAAGTCACTGGGTACAGGTTTTTATCCTGAAAGTGACCCGGTGCGCTTCAGACCCGATCCCCATCTGGGGTTCCCGACCAGTGAGCTGAATCGTACCGAAACAGACCCGTATAACCCAGATGCCCCGCCGACCGTCAGGACAAAGTTCCTGGGATTGTACGGTGTGGATTCTCCGCTGCCGACTGCCTACATTGACGATATCAACCAAGGGCGGGAAGGGGCTGATGCAATGGCCGCGTTCCTCGATATATTCAATCACCGGCTGGTGACGCAGTTTTACCGTATCTGGAAAAAATACAGCTACCCCGCAACGTTTGAAGATGGCGGCACGGATAAGTTCTCCCGCAGCCTGATGGCGCTGACCGGCATTAGCCACAGCCGGGAACTGCCTGCTTCACGCCTGCTGGCAATTATTCAGCCGTTGCTGCATCCCACTCACACGACTGAAGGCGTGGCCGCAGTGATCCGCAGCCAGGCTCCAAATACACAGGTGAAGGTCATCCCGCATCACCCGGTCTGGATGCCGGTGGCTGAACGTGCGCGGCTGTCGATCAGCGGTGGTATGACGCTGGGAGAACGCCCGATTCTGGGGGATGAGGTCGAAGATGCAAACTACTGCATGCGAATTGAAATGAGTACCGAAGATGCCGAGGAAGCAAAGGGTTGGATGCCGCGCGGCCAGTTACGCAAGGATGTGTTTGAACTGTTGAAGGCCTATCTGGGATGCGATTACGATGCCAGCCTGCACCTGACTGTTCCGGTGCGTTTGCTGCCTCGTCCGAGGCTTGGCAATCCGGATCTCTTTTCGGGATACAACATTATGCTCGGTCTTCGCGATGACAATGAAGATCAGATGCCGCAGACGATGCGGATGAGGGTAGGGAAATTACGGGGGCGGGATTTTGACGAAGAGTAGTTTCTCTGGCTCTTAGGATTATTATCGAGCTGGCGGAGTCTGAAAATATTTCTCAATACTTTGATTTTATTGAATATTTATTAATTCAACTTTCATTGGTATACCTAAGCGTATACCAATGGCGATTTGCTGTAGTGTTTACTGTGGTTATGCAAACCTGTTTTTTTGAATGGAACGCATCGAAAAAAAGTTTTTTTGCATTTAACTGTTCACACTGTTCACCTCGGTTATTTATCATTTTATATCATGTGGTTAGGTGGTGATGAGTTGGTGAAGAGTGAACAGTCGACTCTTCACCTTTGTGATTTTTGCTCGTTCTGGATCCGCCCGCTCAGGAGATGCGCAGGGTGATAAAAAGTTTTTTCAGGTTTTATTGTTCACACTGTTCACCTCTGGTTTTTTATCAATAATTTCATGGTGATACAGGGTGAATATACGGTGAAGGGTGAACAGTGGATTGTTCACCTTGTGGCAATGGCCAGAAAGGAAAAGACCGGCTGTTGCCGGTCTGAGTGAGGTTATGTTGCTGCGGGTTCGTCGCACTTCGGCAGCCAGTCGCCGTAGCTTTCCTCTTTCAGCGACAGGTTGGTTTGTATCCCCTGCTTTGTGTGTCGCTTCTCATAATTCAGGCCGTACTCTTTCAGCATCATGGGCAGCCCCAGCCCGAACATTTTAAGGCTGAGCACGTTCCTGTAGCCGTTAGCCTCCATATAGGCCAGATACGCGTGATAGAGATATTTACGGTAATTACGCGGGATGATGCTGGCATTCCCCATAAACATCCCGTTGGTCTGCGGGAGCATTTCCAGATAGCCGCAAAAATCAAACGTCGGGTCAGCATCGCGCTTGATGTTGAGTGCCTCGTCGGAGTTCTGCTGCGACTGGAGCAGTGCGCGCGCTGCCATCGGGTCGCTGAACTTCTGCATAAGCTGGCGCACAATGACGGCCAGCTCGCGCGCAATTTTATCCCTGAGCTGCGGGTCGCGTTCCTCCGGCGCAATCTGCTCCGGGAAGTGAATAATCACCCGGCGACGTGACACACCGCCGCTGCGGTCGGTGAAGCGCATCGGGTTGTTGTTCACGGCCAGAATCACCGCCGGAATGTGTGTTGAGTACGGGTTCTGGTATTTCGGGTCAACCGAGACCGCATCGCCGCCGGTGATGGCCTTGAGTCCTGCCCCGTCACCACTCCATTTTTCCTGGTCAGGCAGACGGATAAGCGAGAAGCCAATCAGGGAGGCACGCTTGCGCGGGTCTTCCAGTGTGTCGATATCGGCTGACGTGGCGTTATCCTCCCCGGCGAGCAGGGTCGCGATTTCAGCCAGAATACTTTTGCCACTCCCGCCGGGACCGGTCACTTCGAGAAAGAGCTGCCAGTCGTAACGGTTCGCCAGCACCATAAACAGCGCGGCCAGAATCACGTCGCGTTTTTGTGGATTTTTGCCGGCTGCACGGTCGAGCCAGCGCCAGAAGTTCGGCGCGTGCGTCTCCAGCGTTTCCCCCTCCACCGGCGGGGTGAAATCCACATCGCACAAGGTGCGCAGCCAGTGCGATTTGTGGTGCGGGCTGAATACGCCGCTTTGAGTATCGAGTACCCCGTTGCGAAAGCCAATCAGACGGCGCGCCGGTGTATCCTGCTGCGGAATAATCAATTTCAGGGTCTCCACCACCGAGGCAATTTTCCCCGACGAGAATGGGGCGCGTAAGCGCTGGAATAAATCAGCCACATTCCGTGAAAAAGTGGCGGCAGGGATATTTTTCCAGATGCCGTTTTCATAGCGGGACAGGAGCTGGCCGTTCGCATCCACCGCCAGCGCTTCGCCGTAATGCTCATGCACCCGCAAAGCCTTGTCGCTGGCGCTCATGGCGGTAAATTCCGCCTCGCTCATGGTGTCGAATGGGCTTTGCGCCGGTGGCCGGATGGCGTCATAAATGGCTTTCCGCGTGGCCTCCTCGCCGTACTGTATAAACGCATCATTCCAGTCACCGAACACCGGCGGCAGGGCAACAATGCCCTCACAGGCATCTGCGGCCGCAGCGGCTTTACTCTGGCCGTCGCCGTTAAGGTCACGGTCGGCAGCGAGCACAATCTGACAGGCCGGATATTTCTGACGGGCAAGGCTCGCCAGAGAAAAGAGGTTCACGGAGGACAGCGCCACCATGACGGTTTCCCCGGTCAGGTGATGCACGGTGAGTGCGGTCGCATAACCCTCTGCAATCCACAGGCGTTTTCCGGCCTGTTTTTTCCCTTCGATGATATGACATGCCCCTTTGACCTGACCGCCTTTCAGGGTGCGTTTGAGACCGTCAGCATTGATAAGCTGAAGGTTAACCAGTGCGCCGGTATCGTCATACAGCGGGACAACCACATCACCGGTGCGGAACGTCACGCCGCCGGTTTTATGCATGACGGTGAGCGTCAGACATTCCTGAGCGGGGAAACCCTTGCGGGTGAGGTAGGCGTTGCCGGTGGCCGGTCGGATTTTCTCCATGAGCCTGACGGCCAGCGCGGCCGCCGCTTTGCGGTCGGCCACAGTTTCAGCCTCTGCGGCCGTAATCACTTCCGGGGCAACCGGCGACAGATTGCCGGTCACGGCGTTCACCTTCCCGGCAGCTTCTGACGGGGTCACGCCAAACACTTTCTCTACCAGCTTAAGCCCGTCACCTGCGCCACACTGATTACAGAACCACGTGCCGCGCCCCTCTTTATCGTCAAAGCGAAAGCGGTCAGAGCCACCGCACACCGGGCAGGACTGATGGCGGTTTTTAATCACCTTCACACCCAGCGCAGGGAGAATGCGCGGCCAGTGGCCGCACGCCTGTTTTACCGTTTCTGTTACGTTCATTTTCATGGTTGTTTTCTCCCTCAGTGCAGTACCGGTGCGGTGATATGACGGGCGCAAAGCTCATCCATCACGGCCAGCCCGAGAAAGGACAGCGACGGGGCAGCTTTCAGTGGTCCGGCTTCCATTAAATCTTCCAGCAGGGCACAGGCAATCTGACGGCCTTTTTCCTCGCCGTGCTGGCGCAGGTAGAAGCCCTCCAGCTCGGCGGCAATGGCGCTTTCCAGCGCGTCGAGGGTGAGGTGCGGGTAGCGGTGCTGGCGTTCGCACAGGGTCAGCCAGGCACAGGCCACGGCGCGACGATACAGCGCGGCGCGTAATACGGGTGGTAATGGCTTTTTCATACGTTACCCTCCCCGGTCAGCCACTGCTGATTGCAGCGTTCGACCACACTGTCGAGCTGGGCGGTCATGAGGTAAATCACGGAGGTGAGCTGTAAGTGCTGCGCCGGGTCACGACGAACGGTGGCGCAGTCCTGCACCTGCATCAGGTCGCCGACGAGCTGGCCGACATTGCGCATATGCTCCAGACATTCGAGGTCACGGGCGGTAATGGTGGTGTGTTTCATGCGCGCACCTCCGCAACCGGCAGACGGCCAGCAAACGAGAGAACGTAATCGCGAACAAGAGAAAGGCGCGCGGCGTGCTCATCACCGGCAACGGTGCGAAGCATACAAATACGGGGGGTACGGTCTGCGCGACGAACGGCAGCAAACACAAAGACAAACTGCGGATGTGACGGGGTGAGGGTCGTGGCCATAGTGGCAACCTCCAATAAGTAGCGGTTATCGCCACCACCAGAGCTGCAAATCTCATGGGTGGTAGCCCGGATGGGGTTTGCAGTACCGGCCTTATTGGAAACCGGCCAGCCCGAAGGCTGCCCCACCCGGACCACCATTATCTGACAGGAGCCACGGTGTAAGCACCACAGCCCGAAAAATAGGTGTGTCTGAGCAACGACATAAAAAAACACGCTCGGCGCGTGTTGTGTCGCCAATAAGTTACACGGGCTGCAAATCCCGGCTGCCGATTTTGCGACAGCGGGAAAACTATACCTGGAAACGGCGAACGGAAGCAAGCCAGAAAAAGGGGCTTTTTGCTGAACGGCCATCATCATGCGTCATAGCCCCGGTTGCGTTCGGCAATGCGATCCGCCATCCATGCAGTAATTTCAGACTGCGCCCACGCCACGTTTTTTCCGCCGAGGGAGATTTGTTTCGGGAAGGCTTCCCGGCTGATGAGGTCGTAAATGGTCGAGCGGGACAGGCCGCACAGATGCATCACTTCGGGCAGACGGATAAAGCGTTCATGAACGGTATCAGAAACCGGCATCAGCGGCGCGGCAGGGGCAGAAGACGGGGAAGAAAAAGCAGTGTGCATCGGGCTACCTCACAAAGTCCATACAGTGCCGGTCGTGTCCGTCCGGCTTCGGGTAGCTCTCTATTTTGTGAATATTTTCCCTCAGGGCAACAAGTCATTTTGTACTGCTCCACCACACAACAGAGCGTTTTTTATACAGTGGCAAACGTTGGCCGTTTTTTGGTAAATGTTGGCAAACCGGTGGCCCATTCATGATTGCTTTTGTTTATATATTTCTATTTTTTAATCGCTAAAAAGTCTAAGTAGTTGACTGGCTGAACAAACTGAAAGGTGAACAGTGGTGAACAGACGGTGAACAGTCAGACCCTCAACTGTTCACCCTTTAACTTACTGTATTACTTATATTTTTATTTAAGGTGAACAGTGGTGAATAGTTATAAGTAAAAAAACAAACGGTGAGTAAGGTTTTCCTGCGACCTTTCTCTGGCCAGCCGGTTTTTAAGGTCTGTTTGTGCCAGCACTCTGACAACGGCAATGAATCGTGTTGTTGTGCAGGAGGCGTCAGAATCATTTCAGGTTGAACACACGGAGAGCCTGAACATGAAACCCGAACTCATTATCAAAGCCATGCAGACCGTTATCAGTAAACAGGATGAAGGCGCGGAACAACGTATTGCCGGTGCACTGACCGCACTTAATGAAGCAAAAGACGCACACACGGCCAGCATGGGAAAACTCAGCAACATTGAGGCTTCCATTCAGCGTTGTGAGCAGGAACGACAGACCGCGCTCAGTGAAAGTGCACAGGCCGAACAGGACTGGCGCAGCCGCTTTCGAACTCTGCGCGGCAACCTCACTCCTGAACTGAAAGCTGAACACAGTAAACGTATCGCCAGCCGCGAACTGGCTGATGAGTTCACCGGTCTTATTACCGAGCTGGAGAAAGACAAAAGCCTCGCCATGCTTGGTGCATGCTCCTCCGGTACGGCTTATATCAGCGCCCATGAAAAAGCGTTCACCACTTACGCCAACAGCGAGTGGAAGAAGGCGTTAGCCGGTATCAGCCCCGCACTGTTACGTGCCTTTCTGTTGCGTATACGGTCGCTGGAAATGAGCGGAGAAACCTCGCCGCGTGCGACCGTGACCCGCGAGCTGGGTGATGCCCTGAATCTGCAGTCAGCCCTGTATCATTTTGATATGGAGCAGGAGCCGGTCCTGTCCGTAACGGGCATGAATCGCCCGGTCATAACCGGGGTTGATATGGCGCTGTTAAGAAGCCCGGCCAGACGGATGAAGCTTGCCGCTGAACTGGCCGCAAAAGACCACGAACAGCCAGAGGGCTGAATTATGTTTCACTGTCCGTTCTGCAAAAAGACCGCGCACGTCCGTACCAGCCGGTATCTGTCGGAAAACGTCAAACAGCGTTATCACCAGTGTACCAATATAGAATGTTCGGCCACTTTCCGCACCATCGAGTCGGTTGACGGTGTGATACGTGCCGCACCGGAAAAAACCGACCCCGCCCCGGTGACGCCACCGCCGCCGCGTAAAGTACAGGGCTGCTACAGCTCGCCGTTCCGGCATTAATCAGGAGAGAGACTCGTGACCACTGTGACCATACAGCAGGCCTTTGAGGCCTGTCAGACGAACAAAAATACCTGGCTGAAACGTAAAGCCGAACTGGCAGACCTTGAACGGGAATACCGTGAACAGCTCCTTGCCGGTGACGAACAAATCCCGCGCAGAATGCAGGATTTGCGCGACAATATCGACGTGAAAAAATGGGAGATTAATCAGGCCGCCGGTCGTTATATCCGCTCACATGAGGAAGTGCAGCACATCTGCATCCGCAACCGGCTCCATGACTTTATGCAGCAGCACGGCGCGGAGCTGGCCGCCACTCTGGCACCTGAGCTGATGGGGTATAACGAACAGCTTCCCGCAGTAAAACAGAGCGCCATGCAGCACTCGGTTGATTATCTGCGTGAAGCCCTGTCGGTGTGGCTGGCCGCAGGTGAAAAAATTAATTATTCCGCGCAGGACAGCGACATTTTAACGGCCATCGGACTCAGGCCTGATGCGGCTTCGCGGGATGATAATCGCGAGAAATTCACCCCGGCACAGAACCTGATTTACACCCGCCGACGTGCAGAACTGACTGCACGGTAGCACGCGAAAAAATCCCCGAAAATTCCGCTATTTTTCCCGAAAAAAGCCATGCATCCATAAGGTGCATGGTTTTGCATGCAAATCCCCGTATTTTTTATCCCACGCAACACCAGTACCGGCGCGGCCTGAGACGGTTCATGCATCTGCATTAAAAGCGACCTCTTAAGCGGGCAGGCGTGGCGGGGAGAGCATTGCGCGCCAAGCGATATATAATTAATTAATGAAGAAGGATAGAATTAACCATATAGCCATAAAAAAGGATGCGTGTGATGAAGGCGAGTGATATGCAGCACTTATGTAATATAGCCAGAGAGCTTGTTTCTGATGGCAAGTTTGAAAAGGCGTATGAGTTCACGTTGCAGATTTATAAATCCCTTGACGAAAATATCTTTGGGGATAATTACTATATACTTCTTTATAATATGGCTGCGAATTTTGTTGATATAGGAGGAATGCAACCGAATAAAGAGGCTTCTCTGCTAGGCTATAACTTAATGAATGAGCACTTTGACTCTTTTTCTAAAATTATGGATGAATCTACGCTCTATTATAACCTAGCAAACGCAAAGTCAAACTTGGTTGAAAAAGGCAGTGTTTTTAAACAAACGTTTACAACAATTGAGGATATGGTGGATGTAAAAAATTTATACTGGAAGGCATTTAAATTACTCGGTGATGATAATACTATATATAGCAAAGAACTGAAGGTCAATTTAGCAAACTCACTCAAGCAACAGTTTAGAGTTGTAGAGTCTATTTCATATTATGATGATGTTATTTCCTCGGGGGAAGATATACCGCAAGCATGGATTAACAGGTCTGAAGCCTTAATGCTATTGCTGCAACTCTCTGGTTCTCATACTATAAAGCATATAAGAGAGATTAGACTTGGATATATGAAAGCAATTGAATCAACAGAGATGCCACCGCCATGGAAACCACACTTTCAATCACGTGCTGAAAAACTCACGGAAGATATAATCGAAATGTCGGGAAAACCATTTTTTGAAAAAGAAGATGAGCTTGATGAAAAACAGACGCTAGAAGAATATAGCAAACTTAATAATTATCAAAAATTCGTTTTAGATAACCACTTTGTTCTTTCTGAGCATGGGGTGTATTGTCCTTGCGTAGTAGGGGCTAAAGATAACCTAACAATATTACCAACACATAATGGTGTTTCTGGTGATTTTATTATTCCCATGGAAATGGTTTTGAATAGGCTAAAGTCTGAATATGCTTTGGCAAGGCGCTCGTTATTCGAGTATGAGTACATGGAGGAAGTTGATGATGTGGCCTGTTATTCAGAGTTGTATAACGATGAAGTTTTAAATGTTGGTGTTGAGAAGATAAGAAATGCATTTCGTATATGTTTTGGTGTATTAGATAAAATAGCTATTGCAATATGTGAGTTATACGATGTTTATCCAGCCAATAAAATAGTGTACTTTGAAAATTTTTGGCAATTAAACCAAAATGGGCG contains:
- the tssF gene encoding type VI secretion system baseplate subunit TssF; this encodes MNDHEFLKYFDGEMRWLKAAAREFAEQHPEAGRRLGIDRLSHKADDSVEQLFQGFSLMMAQLRRKLDDDIPELTEPLLGHLLPIANRTQPSMAVVELTPEMVAQVRDVVIPAGTMLLTRPMDESGLRCPYRTTDELVLHPLKLHNVRRQFHTDGHQVLMLRFSFSQYADPSQTDLSQIPIYIHGDRPLQSMLYLALTHHVSHITVRLPQTGNLDPQPFHGKLSSRWQQNWSSVWPESDSPALCGEVRPLLEYFSFPARFAFFTLTGIESLPLGEDCQHFELELHLSKPLNRDIPVPEDILRIHCVPLINLFSLNAEPLKVEPATLDYRLRPHRLRDHHTEIYSVDKVAASETLDKRQYVPYRQFRHKGGMLQRKESWPERYFHTRIWRGVSGLHETLLMLGGTSGEQDLHEENATLFMNITCTNGNYPRMTLDAAVFDGVTTTGNQTLRCQTRHAPSMPCYPPLSQLHQWHIMALLHPRALSQMISDAENLRAVLQLFNWTEDDNNRRRIGGIREVNYQQAFNSSRHWHGVRIRVELDETQFSGMGDARLFCELLEQFFTQYASVIRFTQLTVVLTESGTEWEWPERQIDRVLM
- the tssJ gene encoding type VI secretion system lipoprotein TssJ, whose protein sequence is MKLKRICSRFSIACLLCLCVPLLSSCGLYQKTKQGTQSVAKAILYRQVETLHLSFAARSAINADDAQQAMSLRIRVLQLSDHKTFDNTEYTDLLAQPDVVLKDSLLTSRQITVNPGQTVNLDIPMDEKAQFVAVVGLFRKPDRTRGTWKQLLSRDDLDPNESRVIEVRNNTLLLKPVKE
- a CDS encoding DUF3304 domain-containing protein; the encoded protein is MSKISAKSSVWAPPEFISGLSRYLMLSVFLLLTGCDQSNAETSSAGNIRGYNHMAGQNVNWFSVNGYSSTLNGNSCCVMIPDKWRPGLIAHIEWEVDPNADERIPRLKEGYGFEPKALAQHEAKYRKYSTDVSIPKYDQSAGISVHFLPCHQVKVYAGEASYGAEIYPIKEPMNMKEPATCPK
- a CDS encoding T6SS phospholipase effector Tle1-like catalytic domain-containing protein, whose protein sequence is MSKMNAKSNVWAPPEFPLSGRLPSTSKDVLDNYRKQRKEEDDYLDAYNEKTGRRNGFICSQSLHISFFFDGTGNNEDNDTRHASPTHPTNIAKMFHVTYSSEAEGDGYYAYYMPGVGTAFPEIGEMDYSDAGLQYATGGENRINWALLMLADALLSTATQRARRIRAPEARQKLSGMASPWPIDGVYNRINAINGYLNADTQAKIEKLQRKVLKIKLFIYGFSRGAAEARTFVNWLTQLFRTPKGGDNPEQSLLGIPLSIEFLGLLDTVPSVGVAHIMPMSDGHMAWANGTQQLPDEKRYPGLIKCCRHFIAAHEQRLCFPLDSVRRPEGCYPSNTVEVVYPGMHSDIGGGYPPGDQGKGLVGQNGDPNYPGNVLSQVILHDLYATAFSAGAPLTVHDELISDALRAKTPSRKMSTGVDKEFAVSKSLANRFNAWRQTIIPAGKDADPTGTQSNYGYSAHLLSQSLEDVVSDQIGLITAWRIGRYTNGSYANQPFYLHSPQHSAEQQATSKQAHDKKQQEIDYKRRAAKLNPRLPGAAALMNQPGVPAYEPTIDRQELREAAEEFRSDYLKEARPQSWGEFVLNEIPKGVVWMYNTDDEAEEFKQIKGDGEAVYPRLFTSRQGTVVSDPVMSQVVALFDDQIHDSRAWFMYSSLGTREPWGSYFFYRSIYFGSDSNKDMYLLSAAGQLIGAPVPSPDASYRIKNPALYSTGERKILDNATGKAIPLADNATELLKPTRSPGLLADQANTQIISAQHQAMMSSSIDMLKAAGAKVV